A genomic window from Deltaproteobacteria bacterium includes:
- a CDS encoding acetophenone carboxylase has product MKVRITEYLEIDLDKELWTCQRCGQALIGARENYKKGCLVAERPANEVHQPLVEDQSYSFCPDPEFCRIIEFYCPQCGVMIENEYLPPGHPLTHEIELDVDRLKIKFGV; this is encoded by the coding sequence ATGAAGGTTCGTATTACCGAATATCTGGAAATTGACCTCGACAAGGAACTGTGGACCTGCCAGCGCTGCGGTCAGGCCTTGATCGGGGCCCGGGAAAATTATAAAAAAGGCTGCCTGGTGGCTGAACGGCCGGCCAATGAGGTCCACCAGCCTTTGGTCGAAGACCAGTCCTACAGCTTCTGTCCGGACCCGGAATTCTGCAGGATCATTGAATTCTACTGCCCCCAGTGCGGTGTCATGATCGAAAATGAATATCTGCCCCCCGGACACCCGTTGACTCATGAAATAGAGCTGGATGTCGATAGGTTGAAAATAAAGTTCGGAGTTTAG